From the Mya arenaria isolate MELC-2E11 chromosome 17, ASM2691426v1 genome, the window GGCAAATGTATCGTTATCataacttttacattttttttttttttttaatagaatcatattaattttatcattatcatattgtCTTAGTGCCCTGCAACTAAAATGGGATATGTGTGTTAGCTCAAGGGGTTATCCCTGTAGCTTTACTTGATATAAGCTTTGCAATGGGGGCATAATGTTACTGCAATTCAAGTGCCCTGATCATTACAGCATGTTTCCTTACTTGTGGTCTCCACCCAAGCAGAGACATGGGGGTCCCATCTGTAGCCATTCTGCTCGTAACCATAGTAGTCCTCGTACCCGCTCCGCGAGTAGTCGTAAATTTCTGGTGGGTAGTCAAATCTGCAAGGAAGATAAGAGTTAGTACTTGCATGGCAGCTACCGTAACAAGCCTATTCTCTATAAGAAggtttaaatatacaaatacaatatccAACACAGTGAGGCCcctttacattttttataataggGCAGGAGTcattgtatgcattttgaatCAAAGACTTGAAACAAATGGTACAGAAAATGGAAGTTCTAATCTATTTCTAATCTGTTTTATAGCATGGCTTAAGGTATTGCTTCAAACTAAATCTGTCATACATGAACCTTgattttaaaccaatattttacTAAAGGACTGTTTAACTGTGTTTCTACAAAAACAAGGTGAAGAATAAAACAGGGGTTCTAACAGTTGATTATTATCAATCATGAAAAATAGCCGGTGGTCTGTTTGAGTGTAAGGGATTCATGCCTAACAGGGGTAAAGTGGCTTAGTTCCCTtatgaaattgttttcaatatcatttaagtTAATTCCTATCTTTTTGGTGCAAATGTCCAAGCTAAAAACAATCTTCACAACTGAACACTAGTCGGAAgttaaaagattttaaaatcttgttttcagGATTAACCCTAAACTTCatctgttaaaatgttttaataatatcatcaaCTAAATCATTTCTTTATACTTAATAATCAAGGTCATACAAATATGTACTTCATATGAAACCAAATGTTACACAAGAATATTACCACCAAAAGCTGTTTCTTCAATAACAAACAGCTTGTTAACTGCTCTTCAAATCTATGAAATATTTTCCCTGTAAGTTGTTACTATGAGTTCTCATCTATGTAAGCAAGCAATTCATAAGCATTGTTATCAAAGGATTCAGTCATGCATCTGTTTATAATAactttttatcaataatacatctcaaaaatcaaataatatcttaatattttactatgttagtaagtatcatttttattatagcTAGATTCGAGGCCAGCTACAAGCTTACATGTATCAAGCGCGATGGGCCGATGATTATGgaagtctcaagtctgagtctaCACCCAGACTcagaaaaattgttttaaaacatgacaGATATGATCTTCATTCTATTTCTTTAACGAAAACTATGTAAATAACTGTATATCTCTCAAACAGTAATATAATTCATCAATGAAAGTTACAATGATGGGATGATTTGCAGTTTGAGTCTAGAGTCTGACAGGCTCACTGGCCCCCAGTTTCTCcaaaaatacttattattattgtttactaTAAGTGTTGTTCTGGATTAGTAATAgctcaaatatttatatggaaTTGTACGTAactattttttgcatatttgttgAGATTGTAAACACAAATTTGGTTAAAAAGTTTTcggaaaataaatcaaaatgtgaaaTTACCAGAATTtcgttttcatttcttttaagttatatacaaaatataaagtagTAAATACTTCTGAGAAACAGGGGCAATATGTCATATATGAGAGGCCAAGAGCAGGTTTTTTGGTTGAACAAGAAATTGCGTGGCTGACACCCGGAGTAAATAcgtgtatgtatttaaatactgTGTAAAAGTAGAATAAGTATGACTTTATCATAGGTTTCTGCTGCACATTTTGAACTCCCAATTGTGAAACAGTTGGGGGAAATAAGAGCCTAAAAGTTTCTGATTTATAAATACAGAGCATGCAGACATGCAATATCAGCATTTTAGTTAGGTTGAAATGTGAATTATGACTattttaaacaacatgtttttagtactttttcaacagaaatgaaatagaatattccatgcaaatttattttttttaaattaaattctatGTCCTTTAAAACTAAATGACCTGTATTTGAAAACACTGTGACAAAATTATGATAATCCTGCTGCAAAAAAGAGAGAACTTTGGCTTGCCCTTCCAGCCAAAGATAAGTGCTAGGCACTATTTCTATACATGGAAGCACAATCTTACAGGGACTTGACTGACAAAGTATTTATATGGCCTAAATTGTCGAAGTAAAGGGTTTCTCGGATGATTTGTAGGCAGTCTCCATTTACATCCAGGAGAACAGTTGACATGATGTAGGGTCTGTGTGAAGTGTTGCAGCTATCGTAAAACACATGAGGCGTGTAGGAAGTGTGATGTAGCATGATCAAGCATTCTTTTCTAACATGTTTTGGTAATAGTTTTGTTCCGAGATATAGTTTTGTTCCGAGATTTTTTCCTGCAGCAATATGATGTTAGCGATACATATGATAATACATGACACCCTCTATGAATATACACCTGTATATAACCCCTAGTTTTACCTCTtctttttatcagatttcaCATCGGGTGTTTTGTTCTTTTCTGCTAGACTAGTGCTATTGGAACAAAAGAACGTAAAATATGGAGAacaatgcaaatataaacaagGAAACACAAGGTGCAACTAAAGTTAAACGGTATAAAGTAAACTAAGGGAAAAAGGCTGTTAAagcaaaaatgtcaaaaggttgttaGTTTCTTAGGTAATTATAGAATTATGTCATAGCAACAAACAATCACTATAAAACATGCTACTTTTAAATGTGCTTGAAAGTAAATACCATACCAATTATGCAAAAAGCCTTACTACATGCAAAACCATTCATCATAAATTGCTTTACACCGAAAGGACAGTTTAGGGCTTACTTTTCAACTTCGTTTCTGTTAGATGGTTAATTTTCACATCAAATAATAGTTTGAAAGCCATATAAGGTTTTACTGGCTGATAAAAGattttaacagaaaataattaacacCAAATCACAATCTGAAGTAGCATTTCTCCGCCTtccaatttaatatttcaccCAAAACTCATCCATGGTAAAGAGAAGCAACTCCAAACTAGCAGCATTAATCAGGGGAGATCATACTTACATTTCCTCTCCCCCATCCGAAAGAGACCCTGGTGTCCCCGTGCGGGGTCGACGCTGGTAGGGGTCAGGGTACCTAGCAGGGACAAGGGAGGTAACTCATAAAAAGCATGCAGGTCAGGCCACTCCTCCAGAATGTGCCTTAGTCATTAGGTTATGTCCTTTTGAAAGAATTGtttctttaaagttttaaaaatagaaatgtttgacaatattgaaaaaactaAAGACAAAATGCCTTTTTAAGTTGTTACTTGGAACAATTGCTTTGGACTTGTCtgtcaaatgataaaattgtcATGTGGACATACATATTCACCCTGACATAAATATACCcttatttgtttttgagaaTGAATTTGGCACATTCTGGTATATACAAACAATGCAAATTGTCCATGATTCACAGTGATTTAGCATTTAGTTATCTAAATTCAATATGCAACTAACCTCTTGTACACCcaagaaatattaaacattacaGCTGATAAGCTGATGCAATATGAAGCATAGCAAGTATTAAATATCCTTCAAccaaaatataaatgcaaatgaatgAACATGAGATGTTATTTAAATACTGAGGTTATTTtaacttgatatacattgttatatttgaaattaattatgtCAATTGAACAAGAAtaacattatgttaaaataaaaagtcttGTTTAGTAAGACAAAATTAATGCAAAAGACAGGtatattttcagtaaatgaTGAAGTTTTACTCAGCCATAAAAATacttaatgaaaacatttcaagCTGATGGGAATCAAAAGTGGGGAGAGTGGGGAAGATCAGGTCACACACAACTAAATTACAGGacagacaaaatatcacaataagGGATACCAGAGTAGGGAAACACACTACCAACAGTGCAGAATTTACCCTGAGGCCAAGGTTGAACACAACACATACCTTCGCCTATATATAACCAATAGAAGAATGTTATTCAGAACGtagtcatatttattttcaattattataaacaaaaattatattgcaaaaagaaaaagtataaatgtgatgaaaatataattatgattcagtgatttttttggtgcaatttagtGCCATCTataggctgtttccccttgtgaaaaaatgtccatttttcccaaaaatttatatttttttcccaatttgataaatgcacattatgtaagtgaataaaaagcaatgaatttcttgaaaaataaacaaaatcttgacaaggcTAACACATTCACAGCATAAAGTATGCTTAATaaggtgaaaacatgtatatttgccattataattgctatttttatctgattttgtatttttcccaatctggactttttttcccaatttgcaaggtacaggcaagaaaatgtttttttataaatcaccGCTAATTATATCacgaaataaaatgaattgtgAGTTGCTATTCAAGTGTAGGACATTATCACATTACTGGGGACATGTAAAGTTGTAATCGACATTGGGCTGATTGTTAAGAACTTTGTCatcgttgttaattttcatatcTTAAGACAGTCCACCTTAAGATTTTGTTAACAATTGGTGAGAACATTTAACAAGTCTAAACAATCCACCCAATGATGGCTAGATAAAGGTAGTACAAATAAAAGTGATGTTTCATCCCAATATGCACATTTTGCTGTATTTCCTCCAACctacatcatacatgtatacgtATACCACAAAATGCTGCAAAATAAAGCCGTCACAATAATATTGCTCTATATACTTAATGCACaacaaaaaagtatttacaaacaGGCAAAATCATTAAGACTTTACCTTGGAACATCCTGATAGTAGCTCTGGTCGCCATAGTAACTCTGGTCATAGGTGCCATAGTAGTAGTCATAGTAACGTTGGTCATAGTACTCCCGGGGAGCACGCCGATAGTATTCATCATAGTCATACCCTGAAACTGATTAGAATAACACAAAAATGACACAGTACCAGTAAGACTAAAGAAAGTTTCGTAAATTTACTTAAcacaaagaaataatttaaaattactgaTGTAACATTAAAAGTGTTCATCtgaataaacacaataatatatataaaatattcaaatgctCTGATGAGTATACAAGTTTACAGCAACAAAGTGTTACCTCTGGTCCTGTCCCTGTAGTCTTTGTCATAATCGTTCCTAGAACGAGGTCTCTCTGAGTCGGCGATGCGTGACACTGGTCGGTCTCGCTCACCTGGAGATGTATGGTGTGAGAAGTAAGCTAAATTATGCATGTACAAGTATGTACCTACAATAACATGTATGGTAATGAAAACTGCCTCCTTACATCAAGAGCAGTTTATTAACAAAATTCATGAAATTATGCATacgttaaaaaaaaaaattgatcaTAATAATAACCAAAGTACTTTAACCAGTTATCCTTTGACATACTAAAGATGTACCCTAGCAATTTTAAAACTTGAAGGTCTCTATACAAACCTTGTCTGGACTTGGGCCTGTCGCGATCATATCGATCTCTCCTGTAGTACTCTCGATCCCGGTCCCTGTCCCGATCACGATAGTCTCGTCTACTACTACTGTCCAGTATCGATCCACGACTGGATGGTCGATCTCGGTCCCTTTATGCAAGAAACAAGATTTATTCTAATTCATATTTACTGGAATAAGAATTTGAATAAGAAATCTAataaatacatgcacatgttaCTAGAGAAATGCTTTTTTGTAGTTATATCTTTACATATTTCTTTCATAAGCACACAACTTCTTATAGGTTGATATATTGTACAGCTCTTCCATCGACtatattctgttgttgttttttttataaaaaaacaacttatttatatactgtgtagcttttaaaagaaatgaacagTGAAACACAATATGCACTCAACAATTTTGAGCGATTTCCCACCTGTATTTATCATGGTCGTCTCTGTATCTGCGTTCCTTGCTATCCACGCGCTTTCCTCGGTCTCGTGAATCATCCTGATCCAGAGAAGTCCTCGAGTCATACATACTCAACTGTTCTCGTGATGTGGCTCTTGAATCCTTCAAGTTTCTATCACGCAAACTGTCATATGAATGGTTTCCACGGATACCGTCCCTGTCCCGATCTCTATCACGATATCTATCACGGTCCCTAGAGTCTCTATAATCACGATCATCCCTGTAACGTTCCCGCTCACTAGAGTCTTTATCTCTATATCTTTCTTTATCCTTTCTACTTTTGTCtctatcatcatcatctttcTTCCTCGAATGACTGTTATCTTTACCATCTTCAACGTCATCTGACTTGATATGCTCACTCATGGAACTGATCAGAGAAACAATAGGGTTGAGCTCTAATGGAGCATTTGCCTCActgacatttgtattatttccaGTCCCAGCAGCTGATGCTACAGGCATTAACAGTATATTTGGCATAGCTGGGGCATCAGCAACGTCAAGCAGGGAGGCAGCTGGTGACACATTATTCTTGCCTCTGCTCACATGTATATGATGGAATGCTGATTGCCGGGACCTGGAAGGCCGATCCCTTTCCTTGTCCCCACCGTAGGGCCCAGCCGGGGGTCTGGAGGTCAGCTTGTCCCCATCAGAACTCCGCCCATACCGGTCCTTTTCTCTATCAGGGCTTCTCCGACCTCCTTTGCGTTGTGAAGAATCCCAGTCAGGTGTTCTTCttccatattttttatcatattctgAACCTCCTTTCCTTTCTGCCTGCCTATCTTGACTTTCCCATTCTGGTGTTCTTCGACCTCTACCATTGTCCATATCAGGTGAATATCTCCCTCTTCTCTCCCCACTTGAAGGTTTTCCAGTGTTTGGCCTTGACTTCTGTTCCTGTTCAGCTATTCCGGGAATTTCATGGGAAGCCTTGACTGGTTTGTTTTTACCTTCTTGTTTTAGAGGCTGGAAGGCACTTTCCTTTCTTGGCATAATAGGGCTTTGTTTGACATTTCCAATGGTTTTCTTTGACTGTGATGAGACAGGTGTATCTGTTATATTTCCTTGAGGTTTATCATCATTTAAATCAGGACTCTCAGATTGGTCTCTCATCTTGTTTTGGTCTATGTGTCCCATTATAGGTGATATTGACTGATTTAACACCACAGGGCTATTCTCATAGTTTGGCTTGGTGACATCAAGCTGGGTTGAAGACAGAAGACTGACATCTTCCTGACCAACTTCAAGTTTACCTTTCCTGAATGGGTTACCTCCCTTTGGCCCACTGCCTGCCATTGGAGGAGGAGGCGCACTTATTTGAGCAACTTCGGATTTGGCAATATTGTCATGTATTTCTTTGTTTACAGGTTTCTGAATGCGAGGATTGGTCACTTTATTTTCATGCTCCTGTAGAAGGTCATCCTCAGTGGCTTTTCCAGTGCTAGAAGGCGACCCTCTAGCCGAGCTATTGTTTGAACTGATAAAGAACTTCACATTGTTATCAATGGAGGCATTTCTACTGTGAACACTTGAAGGAGGCATTTCCAATTGTGCTACATGAGGTGTTTCCAATTGTGCTACAGGAGGCGTTTCCAGTTGTGCAGCTAGTGGTTGCTCAACTTCACTGTTTGGCACTAGTTCCCAGTCACTGAAGGTTGGCGTAGTTGTTGCTTGTGGTTGACTCTCAGGTTGCTCTTCAATGCTTTCTTTTGAGTAACTCTCCTGTGTTGGAGGCCAGGAACCACCACTCTCTGCAGAAGGAGGAACATTCAGCAAACTCTCCCCAGTTGAAGGTACAGATGGTGGAAGGTTTGACATTACTTGGGTATTTTGATACATTGGAACATCTTGCTGATACTGAGCATGTGGATCAAAAGGCATTTGACCAGAATACATGGGAATACTGGAATTAATATCCACGGGAATTTGACCACTAGGTTGAGACACAACATTATCTTGTATTCTTAATAACTGCATTTGATTGTTAACACTTTCAGGTAAACCTACACCAAGAAAATTGCTATTTTCACCAGATTGTATATGTTCCTGATTATAATTAAAACCGTGACTTTCTTTCTTGTTTTgctcattttcattttcaaaagtagCACCGGCACTATGATTACTGCTTGACCCTACATGGGACTCTGATAGTTCTTCCTCTGATTCATCAGAATCATCACTATCCTCATCATAGTCTTCATTGTTATATGAGACATCTGTCACTCCACCCTCAATGTTACCCAGAGATGGAGCTGTACTTTGACTTTCCTCTTCTGTAGAGAGTGAATTGTCCAGTTCATTATGAGGTCTCTGATCACTAGAATTAGCATCACTCTGGGAAACATCAGAAAATGGAACTCCAGAGTTATTCATTGGTGGGTTGGTTTGCTGATTATACTGCACATTAGGGTCATAAAAATTGACAGATCCACCAGCTACATTCTGCACATTACCATGCTGAACAAGGTTATTATGACCTTCACTGTCATTTCCATTCTGTCCACCCCAATAGTTATTATAACCAGCATACTGATTCTGCTCTCCCCCAGCACCGTAATCACCTTGTTTTATGACCCACTGACTACTGTTTTGGTCCCAAATGTAGCCATTCTGTTCCCACTGGTTCCCACTAACACTATTGTCCTGTGGTTGGCTCCACTGATTCTGGCCATACCACTGCTGCTGGTCCCCAGCTGTTGCTGTAGGATACTCTGAGGCCCCAGACTGAGACTGGTCTTTGCCCGCAGGGTCTGGCTGGCCAGAGAATTCCTGAGCATATGGGTTTGCACCTGGGTCCCACGCACCCCAGGAGCTCCATCCTTCACTGCTTTCCTGGTTATCAGCATTCACCTGGTGGTTCTGTCCAGCAAAAGCTTGCTGACCTACACCACCCTGAAATAGATAATCAAGATTTTCAGAAAGATATAGTGCAATTTTCATTCATCTGGTTGGTTTTTTTTAGCAACATTTTCAGCAAATGTCTTATCTTCTCTTAGTGCAGAGAATTGAATTTTACATTGacaagttaaaatatattgattatgcCTGACCATTAAATACAGGCAACATTAGAGCAAGTCTGTTCATTACTCCTCAGTAGAAAATGAACCCTAACCCAGCAGagacttgttttatttcatgtcttAAGATTGTGCATTCTTACTTCTGAAAAACTAGTTAACacctttgtaaaaataaaaaaaaatccatgaaGACTTTTTagaaatttatatattgttaacCTGTTGTTGGAACGATTGCTGGCTGGAGGCAGGGGTGTTCTGGAAGGCTGTTGGATCAAAGAACTGGACTTGTCCGGACCCTGGGGCCTGTTGAACCTGTCCCAACCCTGGGGCCTGACCTCCTCCCCAGTTAGTCATCCtggaattatataataaatcaaaatcattttaaattctaTTCTACAATGTTGCGAAACAAGTTATCACAACATAACATTTATCACTTTTGTTGGAAAGATGTTATCTGAATAGATTATCATGAGAGATTTACAGAAACACTCAGACTTACACAATGTGTGCCTTAATGAGCTGAGCagcttataaaatgaaattgaatgcattacttcacaaaaaataatgaaaacagttaaaaatatatcaacatattcaacaataatgtttggttttaaaacttcatttattCATGAAAACTACCAGAATATTAGATGtgtcatttaaaatatcttgtttgATATCTGAGGAGGTCATGAAAGTCATTATTTCGATTGAAAATTTCAGATTAAAGCAGAATTTTCAATGACCCTATTACATGCTATTAGATACAGAGGCTGAATGAAACAAAATCCATATGtttagatattttatatttttatataatatctaAAGGAATTCGGTGCATTTATGAGCTGCTAGCTGCATTAAGGCAAACATTATTTAAGTCTTGGagtgtttgttttgtacatgtttCATCATAATACATGTACCCTGGGTGCCCCAAAACTCACACTTTGTAAAGGATAaattatttttccttttatttatattttcactagCATTTTGTAGAGAAACCAGGAGAACATGGAGGAAATCCACTTGtcaggcttggtgaccacaaaccaaagtCAGATGCACCCAGGCTGGAAATTGAACCATGGGCACCAACAGGGTTTCCATTTAAGTTAGATTATTACTTCCTAGTAATGAGCAAAACTTCCAGAATTTCATTGGGCTTGGAAGTTCAGAATATCAAAACTTGGTGGCAATGTAACTTTCATGGTCACATTTTCCATCAGTCTtaagtttaatcaattatttaaaaagaaatatgtaaatttatttatttgaaacaatagATGAAGataaattcaacatttcaatgaaaaactCCCATAATTAATGGTCAGAAAGTTCATTCTTCCAGattcaaattattattggtAGCACTGTGTGAAGCGAAAAGCATTAAGCAGTTAAATAAGAGTGCTTACCACAGAGATATCTATACAGCATTTCAAGTTAAGTAA encodes:
- the LOC128223773 gene encoding uncharacterized protein LOC128223773 isoform X3; translated protein: MTNWGGGQAPGLGQVQQAPGSGQVQFFDPTAFQNTPASSQQSFQQQGGVGQQAFAGQNHQVNADNQESSEGWSSWGAWDPGANPYAQEFSGQPDPAGKDQSQSGASEYPTATAGDQQQWYGQNQWSQPQDNSVSGNQWEQNGYIWDQNSSQWVIKQGDYGAGGEQNQYAGYNNYWGGQNGNDSEGHNNLVQHGNVQNVAGGSVNFYDPNVQYNQQTNPPMNNSGVPFSDVSQSDANSSDQRPHNELDNSLSTEEESQSTAPSLGNIEGGVTDVSYNNEDYDEDSDDSDESEEELSESHVGSSSNHSAGATFENENEQNKKESHGFNYNQEHIQSGENSNFLGVGLPESVNNQMQLLRIQDNVVSQPSGQIPVDINSSIPMYSGQMPFDPHAQYQQDVPMYQNTQVMSNLPPSVPSTGESLLNVPPSAESGGSWPPTQESYSKESIEEQPESQPQATTTPTFSDWELVPNSEVEQPLAAQLETPPVAQLETPHVAQLEMPPSSVHSRNASIDNNVKFFISSNNSSARGSPSSTGKATEDDLLQEHENKVTNPRIQKPVNKEIHDNIAKSEVAQISAPPPPMAGSGPKGGNPFRKGKLEVGQEDVSLLSSTQLDVTKPNYENSPVVLNQSISPIMGHIDQNKMRDQSESPDLNDDKPQGNITDTPVSSQSKKTIGNVKQSPIMPRKESAFQPLKQEGKNKPVKASHEIPGIAEQEQKSRPNTGKPSSGERRGRYSPDMDNGRGRRTPEWESQDRQAERKGGSEYDKKYGRRTPDWDSSQRKGGRRSPDREKDRYGRSSDGDKLTSRPPAGPYGGDKERDRPSRSRQSAFHHIHVSRGKNNVSPAASLLDVADAPAMPNILLMPVASAAGTGNNTNVSEANAPLELNPIVSLISSMSEHIKSDDVEDGKDNSHSRKKDDDDRDKSRKDKERYRDKDSSERERYRDDRDYRDSRDRDRYRDRDRDRDGIRGNHSYDSLRDRNLKDSRATSREQLSMYDSRTSLDQDDSRDRGKRVDSKERRYRDDHDKYRDRDRPSSRGSILDSSSRRDYRDRDRDRDREYYRRDRYDRDRPKSRQGERDRPVSRIADSERPRSRNDYDKDYRDRTRVSGYDYDEYYRRAPREYYDQRYYDYYYGTYDQSYYGDQSYYQDVPRYPDPYQRRPRTGTPGSLSDGGEEIFDYPPEIYDYSRSGYEDYYGYEQNGYRWDPHVSAWVETTTEVIPQRQTPEKFMIPHMRACFGPNGQLVKVLPNRPADGQPATVEIHSVQTLLDGNEEAEELEEYPGPLVRGDTHKNDVLNFCQQKAKMCVENMDLQDRDSAELIWRFLELLIKQNGTVVGTDIADLILQGHEPTTLEYRRSGMKITPSADALDADDGESEDSSRLSRGTTPVDRALVNKGRSVEECTDRFRHLLMYGRKKDALDWAMKNNLWGHALFLASKMNHTAHANVMMRFANVAMRMNDPLQTVYQLMSGRQPAAVTCVTEERWGDWRPHLAMILSNNTAKPDLDRKCIMTLGDTLASKGFLHASHFCYLMSQISFGSFNKKSSKIVLIGSSHGLPLEYFATNEAIQCTEIYEYARSLANTWLNLNNFQTFKFLYATRLADYGYAQDALQYCEVISRQVNTNPVFYTHVLVKLLYDLSSQLKFSDPQLEESEDEQDPDWLRSLHTTLVQFEEGAIQSHSGTVTPAYLGGRTTASSDSGEVGMYMQQPDQQGQGMLYLNSTSGVYSQDSQYQHQSGYEGSQESQYQHQPGYEGHTQAYQAPDGSHQNHFDQGQVTQGTGQEGQTMDTTGYYQQPGADNQYQYQQDPSFQHQEADGANYGQTQWQDHQALTNHSTGTEPTNEEQAPTEVANQQQAEPTHPEYANTGEYHNYVPNHWSHGHQRGQPNFPADVNLGESQTSAVSGQSTQSGMSNKRNSIASESSVTPDEGEDHTDSNAGYVQQPSIFDLQPAGGRIVAPKLRPRTISESSTGSGPRDRHPSGPGSKSQKTADNGKDPGLGGKQKASGGGLLSKIGGLFSRKNEMKLPDDKEPSIVWDPNKKRWVDKNADEVEEAPALPPPKDHELSTPGPQPQSQPTNPGPAAPGPAPTPSNIPSGGNKFSRKNSKGFGARKQYVDVLNPNPGNSTNVPSSLFHTLPNSKSAPAIFNPMSLNDGSSESQDSIPEEESSSGADYTNQQAKPAGHQQLAPVQENLSRASSGSSLSREVQKIMKVPSEPDTNSGGGSSMPAMFNPTQFQPANQAFKQPAPPAPGHRLSSRRVYPKR
- the LOC128223773 gene encoding uncharacterized protein LOC128223773 isoform X2 — its product is MTNWGGGQAPGLGQVQQAPGSGQVQFFDPTAFQNTPASSQQSFQQQGGVGQQAFAGQNHQVNADNQESSEGWSSWGAWDPGANPYAQEFSGQPDPAGKDQSQSGASEYPTATAGDQQQWYGQNQWSQPQDNSVSGNQWEQNGYIWDQNSSQWVIKQGDYGAGGEQNQYAGYNNYWGGQNGNDSEGHNNLVQHGNVQNVAGGSVNFYDPNVQYNQQTNPPMNNSGVPFSDVSQSDANSSDQRPHNELDNSLSTEEESQSTAPSLGNIEGGVTDVSYNNEDYDEDSDDSDESEEELSESHVGSSSNHSAGATFENENEQNKKESHGFNYNQEHIQSGENSNFLGVGLPESVNNQMQLLRIQDNVVSQPSGQIPVDINSSIPMYSGQMPFDPHAQYQQDVPMYQNTQVMSNLPPSVPSTGESLLNVPPSAESGGSWPPTQESYSKESIEEQPESQPQATTTPTFSDWELVPNSEVEQPLAAQLETPPVAQLETPHVAQLEMPPSSVHSRNASIDNNVKFFISSNNSSARGSPSSTGKATEDDLLQEHENKVTNPRIQKPVNKEIHDNIAKSEVAQISAPPPPMAGSGPKGGNPFRKGKLEVGQEDVSLLSSTQLDVTKPNYENSPVVLNQSISPIMGHIDQNKMRDQSESPDLNDDKPQGNITDTPVSSQSKKTIGNVKQSPIMPRKESAFQPLKQEGKNKPVKASHEIPGIAEQEQKSRPNTGKPSSGERRGRYSPDMDNGRGRRTPEWESQDRQAERKGGSEYDKKYGRRTPDWDSSQRKGGRRSPDREKDRYGRSSDGDKLTSRPPAGPYGGDKERDRPSRSRQSAFHHIHVSRGKNNVSPAASLLDVADAPAMPNILLMPVASAAGTGNNTNVSEANAPLELNPIVSLISSMSEHIKSDDVEDGKDNSHSRKKDDDDRDKSRKDKERYRDKDSSERERYRDDRDYRDSRDRDRYRDRDRDRDGIRGNHSYDSLRDRNLKDSRATSREQLSMYDSRTSLDQDDSRDRGKRVDSKERRYRDDHDKYRDRDRPSSRGSILDSSSRRDYRDRDRDRDREYYRRDRYDRDRPKSRQGERDRPVSRIADSERPRSRNDYDKDYRDRTRVSGYDYDEYYRRAPREYYDQRYYDYYYGTYDQSYYGDQSYYQDVPRYPDPYQRRPRTGTPGSLSDGGEEITSLAEKNKTPDVKSDKKKRFDYPPEIYDYSRSGYEDYYGYEQNGYRWDPHVSAWVETTTEVIPQRQTPEKFMIPHMRACFGPNGQLVKVLPNRPADGQPATVEIHSVQTLLDGNEEAEELEEYPGPLVRGDTHKNDVLNFCQQKAKMCVENMDLQDRDSAELIWRFLELLIKQNGTVVGTDIADLILQGHEPTTLEYRRSGMKITPSADALDADDGESEDSSRLSRGTTPVDRALVNKGRSVEECTDRFRHLLMYGRKKDALDWAMKNNLWGHALFLASKMNHTAHANVMMRFANVAMRMNDPLQTVYQLMSGRQPAAVTCVTEERWGDWRPHLAMILSNNTAKPDLDRKCIMTLGDTLASKGFLHASHFCYLMSQISFGSFNKKSSKIVLIGSSHGLPLEYFATNEAIQCTEIYEYARSLANTWLNLNNFQTFKFLYATRLADYGYAQDALQYCEVISRQVNTNPVFYTHVLVKLLYDLSSQLKFSDPQLEESEDEQDPDWLRSLHTTLVQFEEGAIQSHSGTVTPAYLGGRTTASSDSGEVGMYMQQPDQQGQGMLYLNSTSGVYSQDSQYQHQSGYEGSQESQYQHQPGYEGHTQAYQAPDGSHQNHFDQGQVTQGTGQEGQTMDTTGYYQQPGADNQYQYQQDPSFQHQEADGANYGQTQWQDHQALTNHSTGTEPTNEEQAPTEVANQQQAEPTHPEYANTGEYHNYVPNHWSHGHQRGQPNFPADVNLGESQTSAVSGQSTQSGMSNKRNSIASESSVTPDEGEDHTDSNAGYVQQPSIFDLQPAGGRIVAPKLRPRTISESSTGSGPRDRHPSGPGSKSQKTADNGKDPGLGGKQKASGGGLLSKIGGLFSRKNEMKLPDDKEPSIVWDPNKKRWVDKNADEVEEAPALPPPKDHELSTPGPQPQSQPTNPGPAAPGPAPTPSNIPSGGNKFSRKNSKGFGARKQYVDVLNPNPGNSTNVPSSLFHTLPNSKSAPAIFNPMSLNDGSSESQDSIPEEESSSGADYTNQQAKPAGHQQLAPVQENVPSEPDTNSGGGSSMPAMFNPTQFQPANQAFKQPAPPAPGHRLSSRRVYPKR